A genomic segment from Kwoniella shandongensis chromosome 8, complete sequence encodes:
- a CDS encoding 4-aminobutyrate aminotransferase — protein MLSRSTIRVLRTFRQPRTMTATTSRAFSTLDLIPDEPAGPSVVTAKIPGPKGIAASAEINAIQDPRTHVVVPNYELSKGNYLVDADGNVLLDVFAQISSIALGYNVPALLDLARSDEFVKAAMNRPALGSFPPVQWASWLKTGLLTVAPKGLDQLVTTLCGSSANETAFKCSFMAYRQRERGSPDVAFTKEEMDSCMLNHSPGSPQLSVLSFKSGFHGRLFGSLSATRSKAIHKVDIPAFDWPCAPFPELKYPLSEHVAENEAEEKRCLEEYEKILIEGKTTRPVAAVIIEPILSEGGDKHASNSFFRSLRLIAKKHDAFFIVDEVQTGVGATGTFWAHEKWGLKEGEEPDFVTFSKKMQAAGVYHKKETRPNAPYRNYNTWMGDPIRTLQAREMLKLIKENDLVSHTSQIGAFLSSSFESLFSSPVASGKVMNFRGQGEGTYLAWDMASPQMRDQFLGKMRLHGIQIGGCGEQAVRLRPMLTFGQKHAEILVSTVEKVLKEL, from the exons ATGTTGTCTAGATCTACTATTCGCGTCTTGCGCACCTTTCGCCAACCACGCACTATgaccgccaccacctccagaGCTTTCTCTACTCTCGATCTCATACCTGACGAACCTGCTGGTCCTTCAGTCGTGACTGCGAAGATCCCTGGTCCAAAGGGCATCGCAGCG TCGGCAGAAATCAATGCGATACAAGATCCGAGAACTCACGTCGTAGTCCCCAACTATGAGCTTTCCAAAG GAAACTACCTTGTCGATGCGGATGGGAATGTTTTGCTGGATGTCTTCGCCCAgatctcttccatcgcaTTGGGATACAATGTCCCTgctctccttgacctcgctcgatct GACGAGTTCGTCAAGGCCGCCATGAACCGACCTGCGCTTGGATCTTTCCCCCCTGTCCAGTGGGCGTCCTGGCTCAAGACAGGCTTGTTGACGGTTGCACCGAAAGGCTTGGATCAGCTGGTCACCACACTTTGTGGAAGCAGTGCCAATG AGACTGCTTTCAAGTGCTCTTTCATGGCTTACAGACAAAGAGAACGAGGTAGTCCTGATGTTGCATTCAccaaggaagagatgg ACTCGTGTATGCTCAACCACTCCCCTGGAAGTCCGCAATTGTCGGTCCTCTCGTTCAAGTCGGGTTTCCATGGTCGTTTGTTCGGTAGTTTGAGTGCTACCAGGAGCAAAGCCATCCACAAG GTCGATATCCCTGCCTTCGACTGGCCTTGTGCACCTTTCCCCGAACTCAAATACCCTCTTTCAGAGCACGTTGCTGAGAacgaggcggaggagaagagatgtttgGAGGAGTACGAGAAGATCCTgattgaagg CAAGACCACTCGACCTGTTGCAGCCGTAATCATCGAACCCATCCTCTCTGAAGGAGGTGACAAGCACGCTTCCAACTCATTCTTCCGATCGCTGAGACTCATCGCCAAGAAACACgacgccttcttcatcgtTGATGAAGTGCAAACTGGTGTCGGTGCGACTGGTACTTTCTGGGCTCACGAGAAATGGGGGTtgaaggagggtgaagaaCCTGATTTCGTCACTTtctcgaagaagatgcagGCGGCGGGTGTGTACcacaagaaggagacgagacCGAACGCTCCGTACAGGAACTACAACActtggatg GGAGACCCCATCCGAACGCTTCAAGCGCGAGAGatgctcaagctcatcaaagAGAACGATCTCGTGTCTCACACTTCCCAAATCGGCGctttcctctcatcatctttcgagtctctcttctcctcacccgTTGCCTCTGGCAAAGTTATGAACTtccgaggtcaaggagaaggtacCTATCTCGCATGGGACATGGCTTCACCACAGATGAGGGATCAATTCTTGGGCAAGATGAGGTTGCACGGTATTCAGATTGGAGGATGTGGCGAACAGGCGGTGAGATTGAGACCGATGTTGACGTTTGGTCAGAAACATGCGGAGATCTTGGTGAGCACTGTGGAGAAGGTTCTCAAGGAGTTGTAA
- a CDS encoding 40S ribosomal protein eS25, whose protein sequence is MPPQVKSKAQKAAAAQAGSKAGKKKKWSKGKVKDKANNAVIVDKPVFDRIVKEVPTYKLISQSVLIDRMKINGSLARRAIAYLEKEGLIKRVVHHHAQLIYTRATAATTE, encoded by the exons ATGCCTCCCCAAGTCAAGTCAAAGGCCCAAAAGGCCGCTGCCGCTCAGGCCGGTTCTAAAGCTGG taagaagaagaagtggtccAAGGGAAAGGTGAAGGACAAGGCCAACAACGCCGTCATCGTTGACAAGCCcgtctt CGACCGAATCGTCAAGGAAGTCCCTACCTACAAGCTCATCTCCCAATCCGTTCTCATCGACCGAATGAAGATCAACGGTTCTCTCGCCCGACGAGCCATCGCCTacctcgagaaggagggtttgATCAAGCGagtcgtccaccaccacgcCCAGCTCATCTACACCAGGGCTACCGCCGCTACCACCGAGTAA